The following coding sequences lie in one Leptospira saintgironsiae genomic window:
- a CDS encoding NHL repeat-containing protein, whose translation MDVQGGLWITDAYGGPADSRIMHFPSPLQTNANADIILTANPLEARLMAMDLTGGIWVVGGTTSTGNKVIHYAPGMSSGDSPDMMLGTGASGSASDQLNNPFGVAVDPNDGGVWVADYWNNRVMHYKQPITNSMQADIAIGVLSLSGAGSGAASNTTISSPTGVAVDRAGNLWVADWGNNRVLQFKPPFATGMQASMVLGQPNFSTLGGGTSRFALQGPNGISIQPNGAVWVADANNGRAVRFSPPFSLGQGADRVLGKPDFNAGFDGTATAKNIGSVVSVVVAPCGLWVTDSFNRRALFFP comes from the coding sequence ATGGACGTTCAAGGGGGGCTTTGGATAACAGATGCTTATGGTGGTCCTGCCGATTCTAGAATCATGCATTTTCCCTCACCTTTACAGACGAATGCGAACGCAGATATTATACTTACTGCTAATCCATTGGAGGCCAGACTCATGGCCATGGATTTAACCGGTGGGATATGGGTGGTTGGCGGAACTACTTCAACTGGGAACAAGGTTATACATTATGCTCCCGGAATGAGTTCTGGAGATTCACCTGATATGATGCTTGGAACTGGGGCCTCCGGCAGTGCTTCCGACCAGCTTAATAATCCATTTGGGGTCGCAGTGGATCCCAATGACGGAGGAGTCTGGGTCGCAGATTATTGGAATAACAGGGTTATGCATTATAAACAGCCCATTACAAACAGCATGCAGGCGGACATAGCAATTGGCGTACTAAGCTTAAGTGGCGCAGGAAGCGGGGCCGCGTCGAATACTACAATAAGCAGTCCCACTGGCGTTGCAGTCGATCGAGCAGGAAATCTCTGGGTTGCAGATTGGGGAAATAATCGGGTTTTACAATTTAAGCCTCCTTTTGCAACCGGAATGCAGGCAAGTATGGTTCTAGGGCAGCCTAATTTTTCTACCTTAGGTGGAGGAACAAGCCGCTTTGCCTTACAGGGCCCGAATGGAATTAGCATCCAGCCAAATGGGGCAGTTTGGGTAGCCGATGCGAATAACGGAAGGGCTGTCCGTTTCTCCCCTCCGTTTAGCCTTGGGCAAGGAGCAGATAGAGTTCTTGGCAAACCTGATTTTAATGCCGGCTTTGACGGCACTGCTACTGCAAAAAATATTGGAAGCGTTGTTTCTGTGGTAGTTGCTCCTTGCGGTCTATGGGTAACTGATTCTTTTAATAGGCGAGCCCTCTTTTTTCCTTAA
- a CDS encoding thiolase family protein — protein MVVIVDGVRTPFGKFGGGLKDYSSSDLAVITAKETIRKTGVDPSKIEESIYGNVIQDNKDSAYLARHISLRSGLAEQSSALTVNRLCGSGLESILIGARKILSKENDLILAGGTESMSNAPFVLKGARWGNKYGDTIAEDRLAQSLTDCFADLTMGMTAENISQHFKISRSEQDEWAGISQVRAEKATKSGTFSSEIIPIQTGGKKPFLLDKDEQIRGEECLPQLKNLPTSFLKDGTVTAGNASGINDGAASVLLASEGWAKENGLKPLASILGYANVGCDPKMMGLGPVFAVPKALQNAGLSLEDIDLFEINEAYASQTLAVIKELGLDPEKTNVNGGAIAIGHPLGASGTRVTLALAYELKRRNLRYGVASLCIGGGQGIAIVLENYNFK, from the coding sequence ATGGTAGTCATAGTGGACGGGGTAAGAACACCTTTTGGAAAATTTGGCGGAGGATTAAAAGACTATAGCTCCTCTGACTTGGCAGTGATTACTGCTAAAGAAACTATTCGTAAAACTGGAGTGGACCCATCTAAAATAGAAGAATCTATTTATGGAAATGTAATACAGGACAATAAAGACTCTGCTTATCTTGCTAGACATATCTCTCTTAGATCCGGGCTTGCAGAACAATCTAGTGCGCTTACAGTTAATAGGCTCTGTGGTTCTGGACTCGAAAGTATTCTAATTGGAGCGCGCAAAATTCTCTCCAAAGAAAACGATCTTATCCTCGCCGGAGGAACAGAATCCATGAGCAATGCTCCCTTTGTATTAAAAGGTGCCAGATGGGGAAACAAATACGGGGATACAATTGCAGAAGATAGATTGGCCCAAAGTCTCACAGATTGTTTTGCAGATCTTACCATGGGAATGACTGCGGAGAATATCTCACAACATTTTAAAATCTCAAGATCAGAACAAGATGAATGGGCCGGAATTTCTCAAGTAAGAGCGGAGAAGGCCACAAAAAGCGGAACCTTCTCCTCTGAAATCATACCCATTCAAACTGGAGGTAAAAAACCTTTCTTACTAGACAAAGACGAACAAATCAGAGGAGAAGAATGTTTACCTCAATTGAAAAATTTACCAACTTCATTTTTGAAAGATGGGACAGTCACTGCAGGAAACGCATCAGGAATCAATGATGGAGCAGCCTCTGTTCTACTCGCTTCAGAAGGTTGGGCAAAAGAAAACGGATTAAAACCGTTAGCCTCCATATTAGGTTATGCTAATGTGGGTTGCGATCCTAAAATGATGGGATTAGGACCGGTGTTCGCAGTTCCAAAGGCTCTCCAAAATGCAGGACTAAGCCTGGAAGATATAGATCTTTTCGAGATCAATGAAGCATACGCTTCTCAAACCTTGGCAGTGATCAAAGAATTAGGATTGGATCCAGAAAAAACAAATGTGAACGGTGGAGCAATCGCTATCGGCCATCCACTTGGAGCAAGTGGGACCAGAGTAACATTAGCACTCGCTTACGAACTCAAACGCAGGAATTTAAGATATGGAGTCGCCTCTCTTTGTATTGGAGGAGGACAAGGAATTGCAATTGTATTAGAAAATTATAATTTTAAATAA
- a CDS encoding MarR family winged helix-turn-helix transcriptional regulator — protein MKTKPSSLELKKIGLSCLNVSLRRTARLVTSYYDSILKPSGLRITQFSILVGIGHEEECSITDLSRLTDIDRTTLQRSLEILKRDNLIRIEKKEAGNIRNLSLTKKGENKLAEAILLWEEAQSELTKSLGKPKFQETLRILSEVRKIPVLETQNQV, from the coding sequence ATGAAAACTAAACCTTCCTCTTTAGAACTCAAAAAAATAGGACTATCTTGTCTAAACGTAAGTTTAAGAAGGACTGCAAGATTAGTTACTTCCTATTATGATTCTATACTTAAACCTTCTGGGCTTAGGATCACACAATTCAGCATCTTAGTAGGAATTGGACATGAAGAAGAATGTAGTATCACAGATCTTTCTAGGCTCACTGATATTGATAGAACAACCCTGCAAAGAAGTTTAGAGATCCTAAAAAGGGATAATCTGATCCGGATAGAAAAAAAAGAAGCAGGGAATATCCGAAATCTTTCTCTTACTAAAAAGGGAGAAAACAAATTAGCAGAGGCTATTCTACTCTGGGAAGAAGCACAAAGCGAGCTTACTAAATCATTAGGAAAACCTAAATTCCAGGAAACCTTAAGGATACTTTCAGAAGTCAGAAAAATTCCAGTTCTGGAAACCCAAAACCAGGTCTAA
- a CDS encoding SRPBCC family protein → MAKTNYYQPDPKTDLVLERIVDVPTELVWKAWTTPEHILKWFTPAPWKTIDCEIDLKPGGIFRTTMLSPEGQEFPNSGCFLDIVENERLVFTDIFEPGFKPTVSGGFFTAILTLEKHGNGTKYHVLARHKDEETRKKHEEMGFHDGWNAALDQLVELMKAVR, encoded by the coding sequence ATGGCAAAAACTAACTATTACCAACCGGACCCAAAAACAGATCTAGTTCTTGAGAGGATCGTGGATGTTCCTACAGAGCTTGTTTGGAAAGCATGGACCACTCCGGAACATATCCTAAAATGGTTTACCCCTGCCCCTTGGAAAACTATCGATTGTGAGATCGATCTTAAGCCAGGTGGGATCTTCCGTACAACAATGTTGTCTCCGGAAGGACAAGAATTCCCGAACAGTGGATGTTTTTTAGATATCGTTGAAAATGAGAGACTTGTATTCACAGATATTTTCGAACCAGGTTTTAAACCTACTGTTAGTGGCGGATTTTTTACAGCGATACTTACATTAGAAAAACATGGTAATGGAACTAAGTATCATGTTCTTGCTCGTCATAAAGACGAAGAGACGAGAAAAAAACATGAAGAGATGGGCTTTCACGACGGTTGGAACGCAGCTCTAGACCAATTAGTAGAACTCATGAAAGCAGTTCGCTAA
- a CDS encoding ArsR/SmtB family transcription factor, whose protein sequence is MFHALGDPTRRSILERLSMGPATVGELAEPFKMALPSLMQHLGVLEDSSLVRSEKVGRVRTYKLTQDTMKAGEDWFVRQRTHWDRRLDQLDSYLLEMKEKENGKN, encoded by the coding sequence ATGTTTCATGCTCTTGGGGACCCCACAAGGAGGTCCATTTTAGAACGTTTGAGCATGGGGCCCGCGACCGTAGGAGAATTGGCAGAGCCTTTTAAAATGGCCCTTCCATCTCTCATGCAGCATTTAGGTGTGTTGGAAGATTCTTCTCTGGTTCGTTCCGAAAAAGTGGGTCGTGTAAGAACTTATAAACTTACCCAAGACACCATGAAAGCGGGAGAAGACTGGTTTGTCAGACAACGCACCCATTGGGACAGAAGGCTCGATCAACTGGACAGTTACTTACTTGAAATGAAGGAGAAAGAAAATGGCAAAAACTAA
- a CDS encoding DUF1993 domain-containing protein, translating into MSDISIYEITVTQVIKNLDHLKRFIDKGKSFAESKKIEIDVLLNSRLAPDQYNFIRQIQLACDTAKLGAARLTGKQFQSHDDKEKTLSEITDRIDSVVGILKGLKPEDYKDASDIKISLPRWEGKSLTGKEYALHHMIPNFFFHIVTAYDILRHNGVELGKKDYLGDFPFKS; encoded by the coding sequence ATGTCAGACATTTCGATTTACGAAATCACAGTAACACAAGTAATCAAAAATTTAGATCATCTAAAACGATTTATAGATAAGGGCAAAAGTTTCGCCGAATCCAAAAAGATCGAAATAGATGTTCTATTAAACTCAAGACTCGCTCCGGACCAATACAATTTTATCCGCCAAATCCAGTTGGCCTGCGATACAGCAAAATTAGGTGCAGCTCGCTTAACCGGAAAACAATTCCAATCTCATGATGATAAGGAAAAAACTCTTTCTGAAATAACAGACCGGATCGATTCCGTTGTAGGCATTCTGAAAGGGCTGAAACCGGAAGATTATAAAGACGCTTCCGATATTAAAATTTCTCTACCTCGTTGGGAAGGCAAATCCCTGACAGGAAAAGAATACGCTCTTCATCATATGATCCCGAACTTCTTCTTTCATATAGTAACTGCTTACGATATTCTCAGACATAACGGAGTCGAACTTGGGAAGAAAGATTATCTGGGAGATTTTCCTTTTAAATCATAG
- a CDS encoding FG-GAP-like repeat-containing protein, whose translation MRKFLEKGIPYGIAALLLFFLESCSLKSMNLAFEALLEAQIACVVAGDTCVDASTTPPPADTTAPTVTLTNLPTTGRPTVETGFLIGTSSDDTLVSAVQISIDGGAYSTASGTTNWRFALPTGSLTWKHGYFHSIDIRSVDSSANISTILSLNVRKGYNRDLNGDGYADIVVLAPGDASGMGAAYIFNGGASGIAATTPSAADHSITGQGRMGYASAMGDVNGDGYGDLAIGASDYSGLQGITYIFHGSTSGIITNTAAGANRILNYAGSNEFGYAIALGDVNGDGYDDLANGAYHVSGYSGLAFIYYSTGSGGISSTAGTTISGPGGSNFACGLGLGDINGDGFSDLIVGGNAYAGGNTGGVWIFHSAGSAGVTVSSYTSANTTIVGESASNFGIRIYTGDVNGDGYADLAVGAPQYGSYYGRSYVFNSTGTTSGITVSAATSANTIVSGFSVSAVGLGVALGDINGDGYDDFVTGAQSYSSSQGRVYVNLSDGAQASNGSVNLIVGESTNQSFGNALMISDINGDGLGDLIAGAVTYPDGVALSGRVYIFHSIGSGYLATVASSANTIISGGTGSEFGSNLVDANIPKDLYPKFLGVWTFGNLENYRIQI comes from the coding sequence ATGCGAAAATTTCTGGAAAAAGGAATTCCTTACGGGATAGCGGCACTTCTTCTTTTCTTTTTAGAATCCTGCTCGCTCAAATCCATGAATCTTGCATTCGAAGCTCTGCTTGAGGCTCAGATTGCATGCGTAGTTGCAGGAGATACCTGCGTAGACGCAAGCACCACTCCACCGCCCGCTGATACAACTGCTCCTACAGTCACACTCACAAACCTTCCCACCACCGGGAGACCTACAGTGGAAACAGGATTTCTTATAGGAACTTCTTCTGACGATACCTTGGTTTCTGCAGTGCAGATTAGTATCGATGGAGGGGCTTATAGTACTGCGAGTGGAACTACTAATTGGCGTTTTGCATTGCCTACAGGTTCTTTAACTTGGAAGCATGGATATTTTCATTCTATCGATATCAGAAGTGTGGACTCCAGCGCAAATATTTCTACAATACTGAGTTTGAATGTTAGAAAAGGTTATAATCGAGATCTGAACGGGGACGGTTATGCCGATATAGTCGTCTTGGCTCCTGGAGATGCTTCCGGAATGGGAGCGGCCTATATTTTTAATGGAGGAGCATCCGGAATTGCTGCGACAACTCCAAGTGCGGCGGACCATTCTATCACAGGACAAGGAAGAATGGGATATGCATCCGCGATGGGGGATGTAAACGGGGATGGTTACGGAGATCTTGCGATAGGAGCTTCAGATTATTCAGGATTACAAGGGATCACTTATATATTTCACGGAAGCACTTCTGGTATTATTACGAACACAGCTGCAGGTGCAAACCGGATCTTAAATTATGCCGGTTCAAATGAATTCGGTTATGCGATTGCACTCGGGGATGTGAACGGGGACGGATATGATGATCTTGCAAATGGTGCCTATCATGTTTCCGGATATTCAGGACTTGCATTTATTTATTATAGCACAGGATCTGGAGGGATTTCCTCAACCGCTGGCACTACTATTTCAGGTCCAGGCGGAAGTAATTTTGCCTGTGGGCTAGGACTCGGAGATATAAATGGAGATGGATTCTCTGATCTGATCGTAGGCGGAAATGCATATGCAGGTGGTAATACAGGAGGAGTCTGGATCTTCCATAGCGCTGGATCTGCCGGAGTCACGGTGAGCTCCTATACATCAGCAAACACTACAATAGTTGGAGAGTCTGCGAGTAATTTTGGGATCCGTATATATACCGGAGATGTGAACGGGGACGGATATGCAGATCTTGCTGTAGGAGCTCCTCAATACGGTAGCTATTATGGAAGAAGTTACGTATTCAATAGCACCGGGACGACAAGTGGGATCACTGTTTCTGCAGCTACAAGTGCAAACACGATAGTCAGTGGCTTTTCTGTAAGTGCTGTAGGACTCGGTGTTGCGCTTGGAGACATTAACGGAGATGGATACGATGATTTTGTTACAGGCGCTCAAAGTTATTCTTCTTCGCAAGGGAGAGTTTATGTAAATTTAAGCGATGGTGCTCAAGCCTCTAACGGTTCTGTAAATTTAATTGTGGGGGAATCTACTAATCAATCTTTTGGAAATGCTCTCATGATCTCCGACATAAATGGGGATGGTCTAGGAGACTTGATTGCTGGAGCAGTTACTTATCCGGATGGGGTTGCATTATCCGGAAGAGTTTATATTTTTCACAGTATCGGTTCCGGGTATCTGGCGACAGTTGCAAGTTCTGCAAATACGATTATATCAGGGGGCACTGGAAGTGAATTCGGAAGTAATCTCGTAGATGCAAATATTCCGAAGGACCTATATCCTAAATTTTTAGGAGTTTGGACCTTCGGAAATTTAGAGAATTATAGGATCCAAATTTAA
- a CDS encoding enoyl-CoA hydratase/isomerase family protein, translating to MNYLREPIQLKNGRAECIKIQTNDQNSLTRENMIELENILAEIDKDDSIRAVLLSSDNPKFFSNGIDAENILNTPREKLTAEMGQIVILFGKLLSFGKPLLAEVTGYAMGGGAVMTLACDFKFMLEGKARIAFTEVLVGLPLPISFIDKLKITVKSEYLNEVCLLGTAYKAGEAKEISLINETAENKEDLRKLVLKKLDEVMAIAPSAYRRTKAAINKEINDKFESQLEFTKSSFEDPKVVANLLEAMSALKEKRRPKLT from the coding sequence ATGAACTATTTAAGGGAACCAATCCAATTAAAAAACGGCAGAGCAGAATGTATCAAAATACAAACTAACGATCAGAATTCTCTAACCAGAGAGAATATGATAGAGCTGGAAAATATCCTGGCTGAGATCGATAAGGACGATAGCATCCGTGCAGTCCTTCTAAGTTCCGATAATCCTAAATTTTTTTCCAACGGAATTGATGCAGAGAATATCTTAAATACTCCTAGAGAAAAACTCACAGCGGAGATGGGTCAAATTGTGATCCTATTCGGCAAACTATTGAGTTTTGGAAAACCACTTCTTGCAGAAGTAACCGGTTACGCTATGGGCGGCGGTGCAGTTATGACTCTCGCTTGCGATTTCAAATTTATGTTAGAAGGTAAGGCAAGGATTGCATTTACTGAAGTTCTTGTTGGGCTTCCTCTTCCTATCAGCTTTATTGATAAATTGAAGATCACTGTAAAATCAGAATATTTAAACGAGGTTTGTCTTTTGGGAACTGCTTATAAAGCAGGAGAAGCAAAGGAAATTTCTTTAATCAACGAAACTGCAGAAAATAAGGAAGATTTACGTAAACTTGTTTTGAAAAAATTGGATGAAGTAATGGCGATTGCTCCAAGCGCGTATAGAAGAACCAAGGCTGCAATTAATAAAGAGATCAATGATAAATTCGAATCCCAGTTGGAATTTACTAAGAGTAGTTTTGAAGATCCAAAAGTAGTCGCAAATCTATTAGAAGCAATGAGTGCTTTGAAGGAAAAAAGAAGACCGAAACTGACCTAA
- a CDS encoding SDR family NAD(P)-dependent oxidoreductase — translation MSQLKGKVAVVTGASKGIGASIAKTLGSAGASVVVNYSSSKEGAEKVVAEIEKSGGKAIAVQGDMSKSSDVKRLFSETKKAFGSVNILVNNAGIFDFAPLEAVTEDEFHRQMNTNVLGPILATQESLSHFAPEGGSVINISSVVSEIPVPNSVVYASTKGALDTVSKVLALELSAKKIRVNTIAPGGVETEGAHRLGMIGSDMEKQIISKTPLGRLGQPDDIAKVALFLASEDSYWLTGERISASGGFR, via the coding sequence ATGAGTCAGTTGAAAGGTAAAGTCGCAGTTGTAACAGGAGCTTCCAAAGGAATTGGAGCAAGTATCGCAAAAACATTAGGTTCCGCAGGTGCATCCGTAGTAGTGAACTACTCTTCTAGTAAAGAAGGAGCAGAGAAGGTCGTAGCAGAAATTGAAAAAAGTGGAGGTAAGGCAATCGCAGTGCAAGGTGATATGTCTAAATCTTCCGACGTTAAACGTTTATTTTCAGAAACAAAGAAGGCTTTCGGTTCGGTAAATATCCTAGTGAATAACGCAGGAATTTTCGACTTCGCTCCTTTGGAAGCAGTTACGGAAGATGAATTCCATAGACAAATGAATACGAATGTCCTTGGTCCGATTCTTGCGACACAAGAATCCTTGAGCCATTTTGCACCTGAGGGTGGATCAGTGATCAATATTAGTTCTGTAGTCAGTGAAATTCCTGTACCGAATTCAGTTGTATATGCTTCTACTAAGGGAGCACTTGATACTGTTTCCAAAGTATTGGCATTGGAGCTTAGTGCTAAAAAGATTAGAGTGAATACGATCGCTCCCGGCGGTGTGGAAACAGAAGGAGCTCATAGACTTGGGATGATCGGAAGTGATATGGAGAAACAGATTATTTCTAAAACTCCTCTGGGAAGATTAGGTCAACCAGACGATATCGCAAAGGTGGCTTTGTTCTTAGCTTCAGAAGATTCTTATTGGCTTACTGGAGAAAGAATAAGCGCATCCGGAGGTTTTAGATAA
- a CDS encoding ArsR/SmtB family transcription factor translates to MERVPNPKPVKLTEKEFTKISRALAEPRRFQLLQCIGSTKEPTACSALNKSQDISPATLSHHIKELENAGLIETSKDGKFVNIILRRDVFKAYLDKLSQI, encoded by the coding sequence ATGGAGAGAGTGCCTAACCCAAAGCCAGTCAAACTCACTGAAAAGGAATTTACTAAAATTTCTAGAGCACTTGCTGAGCCTAGAAGATTTCAACTTTTACAATGTATAGGCTCAACTAAAGAACCTACTGCCTGCAGTGCTCTGAACAAATCCCAAGATATAAGCCCTGCTACTCTTTCTCATCATATTAAGGAATTGGAAAATGCAGGTCTGATAGAAACCTCTAAAGACGGCAAATTCGTAAATATTATCCTAAGAAGGGATGTATTTAAAGCCTATCTGGACAAACTTTCCCAAATATAA